A genomic region of Mesorhizobium sp. NZP2077 contains the following coding sequences:
- a CDS encoding HIT family protein gives MAEAAYDTDNIFAKILRGQIPSHRVYEDDAVVAFMDVMPQGPGHILVVPKAPSRNLLDADPSTFGPLFTVVQKVALAVTKALSADGVTILQFNEPASGQTVYHLHVHVIPRFDGVPLKPHSGGMEKPEVLAGNAEKIRAALGS, from the coding sequence ATGGCTGAAGCCGCCTATGACACCGACAACATCTTCGCCAAGATTCTGCGTGGACAAATCCCCTCGCACCGCGTTTACGAAGACGACGCCGTCGTTGCCTTCATGGATGTGATGCCGCAGGGACCGGGCCACATCCTGGTAGTGCCAAAGGCGCCGTCGCGCAATCTGCTCGATGCCGATCCGTCGACCTTCGGCCCGCTTTTCACGGTCGTCCAGAAAGTGGCGCTTGCCGTGACGAAGGCGCTCAGTGCCGACGGCGTCACCATCCTGCAGTTCAACGAGCCGGCCTCCGGGCAGACCGTCTATCACCTGCATGTCCATGTCATCCCGCGCTTCGACGGCGTGCCGCTGAAGCCGCATAGCGGTGGGATGGAGAAACCCGAAGTGTTGGCCGGGAACGCCGAAAAAATACGCGCGGCGCTCGGAAGCTGA
- a CDS encoding sulfatase-like hydrolase/transferase: protein MAAPTLVAWLEGKHTSWPLGFATFFLLFGLTHLLFPGNIVALWAAVMLTAIIGIVSKLKHRYLGFNFLAGDIYHLATSSFRGVLADHARMTIPALAAMITIVLGIIVLAQMLAEPAIPLPQRLSVFSAAAIVYLCVFWASGGPKRFRFRHLTDGRFHLSAFVASWLGAGPSRRPAFVDIDPEPLPLLPPVPASRPAHERPPHIIMILHESTFDPRRLGIAIDDASKRFFTLPDALSGALHVDVFGGSTLQTEFSVLTGLSSLSFGNDSRYVYHLLSGRVRHTLPSTLSGIGYNVSHISCDRPSFVNCGRFYQSIGFDEVGYAETLPPPFDAERWRRENHDEQLYDHALDQLSSRVAAGRPCFLSIATLMNHGDHRRRIFPIERHAELRRETIAATGIPSYGEYAVRLAESVAAYVAFRRRLEILLNGQPAIIVRYGDHQPSFTTALTGLRPSDPALRQTFYGIEAVNCRLPDDVAAPPVLDCAFLSTLTLLAARLPLDPVFATRAALLNDCAAPYFDSTSPRKRRFHRALVEAGMVDLA from the coding sequence GTGGCTGCGCCGACGTTGGTTGCCTGGCTGGAAGGCAAGCACACGTCCTGGCCTCTCGGCTTCGCGACCTTTTTTCTCCTTTTCGGCCTCACGCATCTGCTGTTTCCGGGCAATATCGTCGCCTTGTGGGCGGCGGTGATGCTGACGGCGATCATCGGCATCGTTTCCAAGCTGAAGCATCGCTATCTCGGCTTCAATTTCCTTGCCGGCGACATCTATCATCTCGCAACAAGCAGTTTTCGCGGCGTGCTGGCCGACCATGCGCGTATGACGATCCCTGCCCTCGCGGCCATGATCACCATCGTCCTGGGGATCATTGTCCTGGCACAGATGCTCGCCGAACCGGCGATACCGCTCCCGCAGCGCCTTAGCGTGTTCAGCGCGGCTGCCATTGTCTATCTGTGTGTCTTCTGGGCAAGCGGCGGCCCCAAGCGGTTTCGCTTCCGCCATCTGACCGACGGCCGGTTCCACCTTTCCGCATTTGTCGCCTCATGGCTCGGCGCGGGGCCGTCGCGTCGTCCGGCTTTCGTCGACATCGATCCGGAGCCGTTGCCGCTCTTGCCGCCGGTGCCGGCAAGCCGACCGGCGCACGAACGACCGCCACACATCATCATGATCCTGCACGAATCGACATTCGACCCGAGGCGGCTCGGCATAGCGATAGATGACGCGTCCAAGCGCTTCTTCACACTGCCGGACGCTTTGTCCGGCGCGCTGCATGTCGACGTCTTCGGCGGCAGCACGCTGCAGACCGAGTTTTCGGTGCTGACGGGCCTCTCCTCGCTCTCGTTCGGCAATGACAGCCGCTACGTCTATCACCTTCTGAGCGGACGCGTGCGGCACACGCTTCCTTCCACGCTGAGCGGCATCGGCTACAACGTGTCCCATATCAGCTGCGACCGGCCTTCCTTCGTCAATTGTGGACGGTTCTACCAATCGATCGGGTTTGACGAGGTCGGCTATGCCGAAACCTTGCCGCCACCGTTCGACGCCGAACGCTGGAGGCGGGAGAATCACGACGAACAGCTCTACGACCACGCGCTCGACCAACTTTCGAGCCGCGTCGCCGCCGGCAGACCGTGCTTCCTTTCGATCGCGACCCTGATGAACCATGGCGACCACCGCCGCCGTATCTTTCCAATCGAGCGTCATGCGGAGCTCCGCCGCGAGACCATCGCGGCAACCGGCATTCCCTCCTATGGCGAATATGCCGTGCGGCTGGCCGAGAGCGTCGCAGCCTATGTAGCCTTTCGCAGACGGCTCGAAATCCTGTTGAACGGCCAACCGGCGATCATCGTGCGCTATGGCGACCACCAGCCGTCCTTCACCACAGCGCTTACCGGGCTGCGGCCTTCCGACCCGGCGCTGCGCCAGACATTTTATGGCATCGAGGCCGTCAACTGCAGGCTGCCGGACGATGTTGCGGCTCCGCCGGTCCTCGATTGCGCTTTCCTGTCGACGCTGACCTTGCTGGCCGCCAGGCTTCCGCTCGATCCGGTGTTCGCCACGCGGGCCGCCTTGTTGAACGACTGCGCCGCCCCTTATTTCGATAGTACGTCACCGCGCAAAAGACGCTTCCATCGCGCGCTTGTCGAAGCTGGCATGGTCGATCTCGCCTGA
- a CDS encoding GNAT family N-acetyltransferase, protein MDQGDDGDGQTANADYSIRIAAGIGAFTCDEWNGFAGTRRGDAENGYNPLVSFAFLSALEDSGCAVRRTGWQGHHLRLETAQGRLLGAVPCYLKSHSQGEYVFDHGWSDAFERAGGRYYPKLQCAVPFTPVTGPRLLVTQGEDTDAVKAGLAAGLKMVTDKLGVSSAHVTFAQESDVATLEAAGFLHRTDQQFHFFNEGFSTYDDFLATLASRKRKAMKKERREALAPGITIDWLTGKDLTEKAWDDFFAFYMDTGSRKWGRPYLNRQFFSLIGERMADDILLVMAKRNGHYVAGAINFIGSDALYGRNWGCIEDHPFLHFEVCYHQAIDFAIERKLKVVEAGAQGEHKLARGYRPVTMHSAHYISHPGLRNAVADYLKRERREVERMGDYLEEHTPFRKDLEE, encoded by the coding sequence ATGGATCAGGGCGATGATGGCGACGGACAAACGGCAAATGCGGACTATTCGATCCGCATCGCCGCGGGCATCGGCGCATTCACCTGCGACGAGTGGAACGGCTTTGCCGGCACCAGGCGCGGCGATGCGGAAAATGGCTACAACCCGCTCGTTTCATTTGCTTTTTTAAGTGCACTGGAAGATTCCGGCTGCGCCGTGCGGCGCACCGGCTGGCAGGGACATCACCTGCGGCTGGAGACCGCGCAAGGCAGGCTTCTGGGTGCTGTTCCCTGCTATCTCAAATCGCACAGCCAGGGCGAATATGTGTTCGATCACGGCTGGTCGGACGCCTTCGAGCGCGCCGGCGGCCGCTATTACCCGAAACTGCAATGCGCTGTGCCGTTCACGCCGGTCACCGGCCCTCGCCTCCTGGTCACCCAAGGCGAGGATACGGATGCGGTGAAGGCCGGGCTTGCCGCCGGCCTAAAGATGGTGACCGACAAGCTCGGCGTATCCTCGGCGCATGTCACCTTCGCGCAGGAAAGCGACGTCGCAACGCTGGAGGCCGCGGGCTTCCTACATCGCACCGACCAGCAATTCCACTTCTTCAACGAAGGCTTTTCGACCTATGACGACTTTCTCGCCACGCTTGCCTCGCGCAAGCGCAAGGCGATGAAGAAGGAACGGCGCGAGGCGCTCGCCCCGGGCATCACCATCGACTGGCTGACCGGCAAGGACCTGACCGAGAAGGCCTGGGATGATTTCTTCGCCTTCTACATGGATACCGGCAGCCGCAAATGGGGCCGTCCGTATCTGAACCGGCAGTTCTTCTCGCTGATCGGCGAACGCATGGCGGATGACATTCTGCTGGTGATGGCCAAACGCAACGGGCACTACGTGGCCGGCGCCATCAATTTCATCGGCTCCGACGCGCTCTATGGCCGCAACTGGGGCTGCATCGAGGATCACCCCTTCCTGCATTTCGAGGTCTGCTACCACCAGGCTATCGACTTCGCCATCGAACGCAAGCTGAAGGTGGTCGAGGCGGGTGCGCAAGGTGAGCACAAGCTGGCGCGAGGCTACCGACCGGTGACCATGCATTCCGCCCACTACATTTCGCACCCCGGCCTGCGCAATGCCGTGGCCGATTACCTCAAGCGCGAGCGGCGCGAGGTGGAGCGGATGGGCGATTATCTGGAAGAGCATACCCCGTTTCGCAAGGATCTCGAGGAATAG
- a CDS encoding glycerophosphodiester phosphodiesterase: MTDLSWLTARPVAHRGFHDMNKTRWENTLSAFTAAAERGYAIECDVHLSSDGVPIIIHDDDLKRLTGQDGFVWQRSAAELTALKVGGTSDRLPTLQEALDLVDGRVPMVVELKGLPGRDEGLVARVGKMLKRYKGKAAIMSFDHWLIRDFPKHAPGIPAGLTAYGKDLKLIEAHFSMLAHELSFTSYAAGDLPNPFVSFVREKLKMPVITWTVHDQPAIDLTFKYADQMTFEGFEPDLVKVA, encoded by the coding sequence ATGACCGACCTCTCCTGGCTAACTGCCCGGCCCGTTGCCCATCGCGGCTTTCACGACATGAACAAGACGCGATGGGAAAACACGCTGTCCGCCTTCACTGCGGCGGCCGAGCGGGGTTACGCCATCGAATGCGACGTGCATCTGTCGTCGGACGGCGTTCCCATCATCATCCATGATGACGACCTGAAAAGGCTGACCGGACAGGACGGCTTCGTCTGGCAGCGCAGCGCGGCTGAACTGACCGCGCTCAAGGTTGGCGGTACATCCGACCGCTTGCCCACCCTGCAGGAGGCGCTCGACCTCGTCGATGGCCGCGTGCCCATGGTCGTCGAACTGAAAGGGCTTCCCGGCCGTGACGAAGGCCTGGTGGCGCGCGTCGGCAAGATGCTCAAGCGCTACAAGGGCAAGGCGGCGATCATGTCGTTCGATCACTGGCTGATCCGCGATTTCCCGAAACATGCGCCCGGCATTCCCGCTGGCTTGACCGCCTACGGCAAGGACCTCAAGCTGATCGAAGCGCATTTTTCCATGCTGGCGCACGAACTCTCCTTCACTTCCTACGCCGCCGGCGACCTGCCGAACCCGTTCGTCAGCTTCGTGCGTGAAAAGCTCAAAATGCCTGTCATCACCTGGACGGTGCATGACCAGCCCGCGATTGACCTGACCTTCAAATATGCCGATCAGATGACATTCGAGGGGTTCGAACCCGATCTGGTCAAAGTCGCCTGA
- a CDS encoding RidA family protein: MSETIEKRLSDLGATLPAAAAPAANYVPYCRSGNLLFTAGQLPLKDGKLQASGLLGRDVDTATGKDAAKYCAINILAQAKAALGDLEKIRRLVKITVFVASATDFVEQHLVANGASDFLVAVLGERGKHARSAVGTASLPLNAAVEIEAIFEVE, from the coding sequence ATGAGTGAAACAATCGAAAAGCGGCTAAGTGATCTCGGCGCGACGCTTCCTGCGGCCGCCGCACCCGCCGCCAACTACGTGCCCTATTGCAGGTCAGGCAATCTGCTGTTCACCGCCGGGCAATTGCCGCTCAAGGACGGCAAGCTGCAGGCGAGCGGCCTGCTTGGCCGCGATGTCGATACCGCTACCGGCAAGGACGCGGCAAAATACTGCGCGATCAACATTCTGGCGCAGGCCAAGGCAGCACTCGGCGATCTCGAGAAGATCCGCCGCCTGGTGAAGATCACCGTCTTCGTCGCCTCGGCTACGGACTTTGTCGAACAGCATCTGGTTGCCAACGGCGCCTCCGATTTCCTGGTCGCTGTCCTTGGCGAGCGTGGCAAGCATGCCCGCTCCGCCGTCGGCACCGCCTCCCTGCCGCTTAATGCCGCAGTGGAAATCGAAGCGATCTTCGAAGTCGAATGA
- a CDS encoding cell envelope integrity EipB family protein has product MRAARLAFHAVLLSAVLPIVPAFAVPALQAHRAVYDLTLNKASDRSGITGISGRMVYEFNGSACEGYTVKFRFVTQIVTNDNTRLTDQQTTTFEDAEGKTFSFVTKSFVDQNLDKEVKGIATKDTKGLKVNIDKPEKNSLELAATQFPTQHLVELIGKAERGENFYQTNLFDGSEDANKVMTTTVVVGKKTEADKADPEAPALAKLATDKYWPVDIAYFDDSAQNGEEVPEYRISFKLHENGITRDLTMDYGDFSMTGKLVNLSLFDQTKPCPVSK; this is encoded by the coding sequence ATGCGCGCAGCGCGCCTTGCATTCCACGCCGTCCTGTTGTCGGCGGTTTTGCCGATAGTCCCCGCTTTCGCCGTGCCGGCGCTGCAGGCCCATCGCGCCGTGTATGACCTCACCCTCAACAAGGCCTCCGACCGCTCCGGCATAACAGGCATATCCGGTCGCATGGTCTACGAATTCAACGGCTCGGCCTGCGAAGGCTATACGGTGAAATTCCGTTTCGTGACCCAGATCGTCACCAACGACAATACGCGACTGACCGACCAGCAGACGACGACTTTCGAAGATGCCGAAGGCAAGACCTTTTCCTTCGTGACCAAATCCTTCGTCGACCAGAACCTCGACAAGGAGGTCAAGGGCATCGCCACGAAAGACACGAAAGGGCTCAAGGTCAATATCGACAAGCCCGAGAAGAACAGCCTGGAACTCGCCGCCACCCAGTTTCCGACCCAGCATCTGGTCGAGTTGATCGGCAAGGCCGAGAGAGGCGAGAATTTCTACCAGACGAACCTGTTCGACGGCTCGGAAGACGCCAACAAGGTGATGACGACCACCGTCGTCGTCGGCAAGAAGACCGAAGCCGACAAGGCCGATCCGGAGGCTCCGGCGCTGGCCAAGCTCGCCACCGACAAATACTGGCCGGTCGACATCGCCTATTTCGACGACAGCGCCCAGAACGGCGAAGAGGTGCCGGAGTACCGGATCAGCTTCAAGCTGCACGAGAACGGCATCACCCGCGATCTCACCATGGACTATGGCGACTTCTCGATGACTGGCAAACTGGTCAACCTGTCGCTGTTCGACCAGACAAAGCCCTGCCCGGTATCGAAATAG
- a CDS encoding DUF4031 domain-containing protein gives MAVYVDAAIWKWAGHRWCHLMADDTDELHRFAAALGVKRSSYQGPPKTSAPHYDITGFERDRAVRLGAIECSREEIVAIFRRVRVPNGKAKR, from the coding sequence ATGGCAGTCTATGTCGACGCGGCGATCTGGAAGTGGGCCGGCCATCGCTGGTGCCACCTGATGGCCGACGACACCGACGAGTTGCATCGTTTCGCCGCCGCGCTCGGCGTCAAGCGTTCATCATACCAGGGTCCTCCCAAGACATCCGCTCCGCATTATGACATAACCGGCTTCGAGCGCGACCGCGCGGTGCGGCTCGGCGCCATCGAATGCAGCCGCGAGGAGATCGTCGCGATCTTCCGGCGCGTGCGGGTGCCCAACGGAAAGGCCAAGCGATGA
- a CDS encoding LysE family translocator yields the protein MTPTAFLAYCAAVTLASATPGPAMFAVITNGVSRGFVRAFMAGVGVAAGDAVLVTLALLGLVALAQTFEWIFLLLKYAGAAYLIFLGIRMWRTSATQSNEPRTADARLSRSFFLGASIALGNPKAILFHASIMPLILNLDTLTFVDGLLVVATVISVNIVTMGVYAALAGRASGWFRTPKRMRLMNRFAGSAMIGTGSLIAAR from the coding sequence ATGACCCCAACGGCATTTCTGGCCTATTGCGCCGCCGTCACGCTCGCGTCCGCCACGCCGGGGCCCGCGATGTTCGCGGTCATCACCAATGGCGTGTCGCGCGGGTTCGTTCGTGCCTTCATGGCCGGCGTCGGGGTTGCCGCCGGCGATGCCGTGCTGGTCACTCTGGCGTTGCTCGGGCTGGTGGCACTGGCCCAGACCTTCGAATGGATATTTCTCCTGCTGAAATATGCCGGTGCTGCCTATCTGATTTTTCTGGGCATCAGGATGTGGCGGACCTCGGCTACGCAATCGAACGAGCCGCGGACGGCCGATGCGAGATTGTCCCGGTCCTTCTTTCTTGGCGCGTCCATCGCACTGGGAAACCCCAAGGCGATCCTGTTCCATGCCTCGATCATGCCTCTGATCCTCAACCTCGATACGCTGACGTTTGTCGATGGCCTGTTGGTGGTGGCCACCGTCATCAGCGTTAATATCGTCACAATGGGTGTCTATGCAGCACTTGCGGGCCGGGCTTCGGGCTGGTTCAGGACGCCGAAGCGCATGCGGCTGATGAACCGGTTTGCCGGCAGCGCCATGATCGGCACCGGATCGCTGATTGCCGCACGCTGA
- the rpsB gene encoding 30S ribosomal protein S2, with protein MALPDFSMRQLLEAGIHFGHQTHRWNPKMAPYIYGARNNIHIIDLSQTVPLLHQALKQVSDTVAKGGRVLFVGTKRQASDIVADAAQRSAQYYVNSRWLGGMLTNWKTISNSIQRLRKLDEMLAGEAQGLTKKERLNLDREREKLDKALGGIKDMGSTPDLMFVIDTNKEAIAILEAKRLGIPVVAIIDSNCDPDKIDFPIPGNDDAARAIQLYCDLIAKAAIDGIARQQGALGVDIGASVEAPVEPALDPAPASEAPEA; from the coding sequence ATGGCTCTGCCTGATTTCAGCATGCGCCAGCTTTTGGAAGCTGGCATTCACTTCGGCCACCAGACCCACCGCTGGAACCCGAAGATGGCGCCCTACATCTATGGCGCCCGCAACAACATCCACATCATCGACCTCTCGCAGACGGTGCCTTTGCTGCACCAGGCGCTGAAGCAGGTTTCCGATACCGTCGCCAAGGGCGGCCGCGTGCTGTTCGTCGGCACCAAGCGCCAGGCGTCAGACATCGTCGCCGATGCGGCGCAGCGTTCGGCTCAGTACTACGTCAATTCGCGTTGGCTCGGCGGCATGCTGACCAACTGGAAGACGATCTCGAACTCGATCCAGCGCCTGCGCAAGCTCGACGAGATGCTGGCCGGCGAGGCCCAGGGCCTCACCAAGAAGGAACGCCTGAACCTCGACCGCGAGCGCGAGAAGCTCGACAAGGCGCTCGGCGGCATCAAGGACATGGGCTCGACGCCCGACCTGATGTTCGTGATCGACACCAACAAGGAAGCGATCGCCATCCTCGAGGCCAAGCGTCTCGGCATTCCGGTCGTCGCCATCATCGATTCGAACTGCGACCCGGACAAGATCGATTTCCCGATCCCTGGCAATGACGACGCGGCCCGCGCCATCCAGCTCTATTGCGACCTGATCGCCAAGGCTGCGATCGACGGCATCGCCCGTCAGCAGGGCGCGCTCGGCGTCGACATCGGCGCTTCGGTTGAAGCTCCGGTCGAACCGGCGCTCGATCCGGCTCCGGCATCGGAAGCCCCCGAGGCTTGA
- the tsf gene encoding translation elongation factor Ts, whose product MSISAAQVKELRDLTGAGMMDCKAALTETNGNMEEAVDWLRKKGISKADKKAGRTAAEGLIGVDNGVREAAVVEVNSETDFVARNAAFQEIVANVAKVALAYGSTEAVAAAKYPGSDKSVTDTIKDAVGTIGENLGFRRSAKLTVPHGAVATYVHNAVADGLGKLGVLVAIETTGNEHAANAFGRQVAMHVAATNPLALTAEQIDPAAVEREKAIFSDQARQSGKPEAIIEKMVEGRLRKFYEEVVLLKQAFVLNPDITVEKALKDAEKEIGAPAKITAYLRFALGEGIEKEETDFAAEVAAAVKK is encoded by the coding sequence ATGAGCATTTCGGCTGCACAGGTCAAAGAACTCCGCGACTTGACCGGCGCGGGCATGATGGACTGCAAGGCGGCGTTGACCGAGACCAACGGCAACATGGAAGAAGCCGTCGACTGGCTGCGCAAGAAGGGTATTTCGAAGGCCGACAAGAAGGCCGGCCGCACCGCGGCTGAAGGCCTGATCGGTGTCGACAATGGCGTGCGCGAGGCTGCCGTCGTCGAGGTCAATTCCGAGACCGATTTCGTTGCCCGCAATGCCGCGTTCCAGGAAATCGTCGCCAACGTCGCCAAGGTCGCGCTCGCCTATGGCAGCACGGAGGCTGTCGCTGCTGCAAAGTATCCGGGTTCGGACAAGTCGGTCACCGACACCATCAAGGACGCGGTCGGCACGATTGGCGAGAATCTGGGCTTCCGCCGCTCCGCCAAGCTGACCGTTCCGCACGGCGCTGTCGCGACCTATGTCCACAACGCGGTCGCAGACGGCCTTGGCAAGCTCGGCGTGCTGGTCGCGATCGAGACCACGGGCAACGAGCATGCCGCCAACGCCTTTGGCCGCCAGGTCGCCATGCATGTCGCCGCCACCAACCCCCTGGCTCTGACCGCCGAGCAGATCGATCCAGCAGCCGTTGAGCGCGAGAAGGCGATCTTCTCCGACCAGGCACGCCAGTCGGGCAAGCCGGAAGCGATCATCGAGAAGATGGTCGAGGGCCGTCTGCGCAAGTTCTACGAGGAAGTCGTGCTCTTGAAGCAGGCCTTCGTGCTCAATCCCGACATCACCGTCGAGAAGGCGCTGAAGGATGCCGAGAAGGAGATCGGCGCACCGGCCAAGATCACCGCCTATTTGCGCTTCGCGCTCGGCGAAGGCATCGAGAAGGAAGAGACCGATTTCGCGGCGGAAGTCGCGGCGGCGGTCAAGAAGTAA
- a CDS encoding LysR substrate-binding domain-containing protein — translation MCAQVQARLAALEVAGPGADQIVGGNVARRLSGQAAEIGGNPIREIAARQDRIRAIKGQPSGLLRLNVPNLAIPLAVTPMVAAMAERYPDVTIELLTDQGLIDIVGEGFDAGIRLGEMIAQDMVTVRLTPPFKAVIVASPAYIGRHGHPRSVADLADHNCIGYRLVRSGALYRWDLTEDGKDVVVEAKGTVIVTDSLAAIDLALAGVGLAYMFEPLARADLAAGRLVQVLPQSAIEEPGLFLYFPRRAAMAPKLRAFIDTAQEIGRASLRTSGRKTLSE, via the coding sequence ATTTGTGCGCAGGTGCAGGCTCGTCTTGCTGCCCTTGAGGTTGCCGGCCCAGGCGCCGATCAGATCGTCGGAGGCAATGTTGCCCGCAGGTTGTCCGGACAGGCTGCTGAAATCGGCGGTAACCCGATCCGCGAAATAGCTGCCCGCCAGGACCGCATCCGCGCCATCAAGGGCCAGCCCTCTGGCCTACTCAGGCTCAATGTTCCCAACCTCGCCATTCCCCTGGCCGTGACGCCCATGGTCGCGGCAATGGCGGAACGCTATCCGGATGTTACAATTGAATTGCTGACGGACCAGGGGCTGATCGACATTGTCGGCGAGGGTTTCGATGCCGGCATCCGGCTGGGCGAGATGATTGCACAAGACATGGTCACGGTCCGGCTGACGCCGCCGTTCAAGGCGGTCATCGTCGCCTCTCCCGCCTATATCGGGCGGCATGGCCATCCGCGCAGCGTCGCCGATCTCGCCGACCACAATTGCATCGGCTACCGGCTGGTTCGCTCGGGTGCGCTCTATCGTTGGGATCTGACCGAAGACGGCAAGGATGTCGTTGTGGAGGCGAAGGGCACGGTCATCGTCACGGATTCACTGGCCGCGATCGACCTGGCGCTTGCAGGCGTCGGCCTTGCCTACATGTTTGAGCCGCTGGCGCGGGCGGATCTTGCAGCCGGCCGCCTTGTGCAGGTTCTGCCGCAATCGGCCATCGAGGAACCTGGCCTGTTCCTCTACTTTCCACGCCGGGCGGCGATGGCGCCGAAACTGCGGGCCTTTATCGACACCGCACAAGAAATCGGCCGGGCATCCCTGCGGACATCCGGCCGAAAAACGCTGTCGGAATAA
- a CDS encoding aldo/keto reductase, which yields MAMTYYTLGNSGLRVSRLALGTMTFGKEWGWGADRDTARAMFDAYVEAGGNFFDTADLYTGGTAEAWLGEFIAERGLRDSAVIASKFSMNMHPGNPNAGGNGRKNIMRAVDASLKRLGTDYIDLYLMHVWDQLTPAEEVMRTLDDLVRMGKVRHVGLSDVPAWYAGRAQAIAELRGYEPVSALQLEYSLAERAIENEFVPFGTRHGAGIMVWSPLASGLLSGKYRPAQAGHAGRLDGFRNSTHPGFQKFTERNWAIVAELEKVASELGRSMPQVALNWVATQPGIATVILGATALSQIKDNLGALDFEIPAGLRDRLEEVSGTPAPFPYSYFGQQIQARVTGGAATGDKPSGYPLPVLVEGVAASVSTN from the coding sequence ATGGCCATGACCTATTACACTCTCGGCAACAGCGGCCTCAGGGTCAGCCGGCTGGCGCTGGGCACGATGACTTTCGGCAAGGAATGGGGCTGGGGAGCCGACAGGGATACAGCCCGCGCGATGTTCGACGCCTATGTCGAGGCAGGCGGCAATTTCTTCGACACGGCGGACCTATACACCGGCGGCACGGCCGAAGCCTGGCTTGGCGAATTCATCGCCGAGCGGGGCTTACGTGACAGCGCGGTGATCGCCAGCAAGTTCTCCATGAACATGCATCCCGGCAATCCGAATGCCGGCGGCAATGGCCGCAAGAACATCATGCGGGCGGTCGATGCTTCGCTGAAGCGGTTGGGTACCGACTATATCGATCTCTATCTCATGCATGTGTGGGACCAGCTTACGCCGGCCGAAGAGGTCATGCGCACGCTGGATGACCTGGTGCGGATGGGCAAGGTGCGCCATGTCGGCCTGTCCGATGTGCCGGCCTGGTATGCGGGGCGGGCACAGGCGATCGCCGAACTGCGCGGATATGAGCCGGTTTCGGCCTTGCAGCTCGAATACTCCCTGGCCGAACGCGCGATCGAGAACGAGTTCGTGCCATTCGGCACGCGCCACGGCGCCGGCATCATGGTCTGGAGCCCGCTGGCCAGCGGTCTGCTCAGCGGCAAGTATCGACCGGCCCAGGCCGGACATGCGGGCCGGCTCGACGGATTCCGCAATTCGACGCATCCGGGCTTCCAGAAGTTCACGGAGCGCAACTGGGCCATCGTGGCCGAACTCGAGAAAGTCGCATCCGAACTTGGCCGCAGCATGCCGCAGGTCGCGCTCAACTGGGTGGCGACGCAGCCGGGGATTGCCACCGTCATCCTCGGTGCGACGGCGCTCAGCCAGATTAAGGACAATCTTGGCGCGCTGGACTTCGAGATCCCGGCAGGGCTTCGCGACCGGCTTGAGGAGGTCAGCGGAACCCCTGCGCCGTTCCCCTATTCCTATTTCGGGCAACAGATACAGGCGCGTGTCACGGGCGGTGCTGCAACCGGCGACAAGCCCTCAGGCTATCCATTGCCGGTGCTTGTCGAGGGCGTAGCGGCCAGCGTGTCCACGAACTGA
- the pyrH gene encoding UMP kinase has product MTVKPLYRRVLLKASGEALMGEQHFGIDVSVVDRIAADIAEARALGIEVGVVIGGGNIFRGVAVASKGGDRVTGDHMGMLATVINSLALRTSLNKIGVDAVVLSAIAMPELCESFSQRQADAYMNQGKVVIFAGGTGNPFFTTDSAAALRAAEIGADALFKGTQVDGVYSADPKKDPNATRFERISHGEVIKRGLSIMDTAAIALARENNIPIIVYSIHEQGGFGDILRGGGRCTVVADD; this is encoded by the coding sequence ATGACGGTGAAGCCCCTCTACCGACGTGTCTTGTTGAAAGCGTCGGGCGAAGCGTTGATGGGCGAACAGCATTTTGGCATCGACGTCTCGGTCGTGGATCGCATCGCCGCCGACATCGCCGAGGCCCGTGCGCTGGGCATCGAGGTCGGCGTCGTTATCGGTGGCGGCAATATCTTCCGCGGCGTGGCAGTCGCCTCCAAGGGCGGAGACCGCGTCACCGGCGACCACATGGGCATGCTTGCCACGGTCATCAACTCGCTGGCGCTGCGCACCTCTCTGAACAAGATCGGCGTCGACGCCGTCGTACTGTCCGCGATCGCCATGCCTGAGCTGTGCGAAAGCTTTTCGCAGCGCCAGGCAGACGCTTACATGAACCAGGGCAAGGTGGTGATCTTTGCCGGCGGCACCGGCAATCCGTTCTTCACCACTGATTCGGCCGCAGCGCTTCGCGCGGCTGAAATCGGCGCGGATGCGCTGTTCAAGGGCACGCAGGTCGATGGCGTCTACTCGGCCGACCCGAAGAAGGACCCGAACGCGACCCGTTTCGAGCGCATCAGCCATGGTGAAGTCATAAAACGCGGCCTTTCCATCATGGATACGGCTGCGATTGCACTTGCGCGCGAAAACAACATTCCGATAATCGTCTATTCGATCCACGAACAGGGTGGTTTCGGCGATATTCTGAGGGGCGGCGGCCGCTGCACGGTCGTCGCGGACGATTGA